A single region of the Lates calcarifer isolate ASB-BC8 linkage group LG3, TLL_Latcal_v3, whole genome shotgun sequence genome encodes:
- the LOC108891235 gene encoding zinc finger protein OZF isoform X5 produces MSRFQELKASFKRRLLTSVRKDLFGHLERKISECKKEIDRNRKLLDLVPNRDSKRRGSVCPADVQQVLETKEEVFPEQQEWSSRLDQQDPEPPHIKEEQEELCLIQRPVEDCGGSELDRKLDPDWHPHPKSDDEESDFFEPESDDGDKDHEDPKRKSSSYSVTSKTFTVQGDLNARMRAETGEKHVSCTLCGKCFTTKDGLKCHFKTHVGEKPLSCSVCGKKFRQKGSLKTHMLTHAGEKQFNCSECGKRTGSKNNLKRHMRIHTGEKPFGCSVCGKTFAYNSSLTAHMLTHTGEKPFICSVCGKKFAYKSNLTQHMLTHTGEKPFSCSVCGKKCADKSTLTKHTLTHTGEKPFSCSICGKSFRQKGNLTHHMLTHTGEKPFSCSVCGKKFAHKSNLTTHMLTHTGEKPLSCSICGKRFSRKGTLTGHMTRHKGEKQFNCRVCNKRFSWRSQLKNHKCVSESSQPHQSD; encoded by the exons ATGTCCAG GTTTCAGGAGCTTAAAGCTTCGTTCAAACGGCGGCTGCTGACTTCGGTTCGTAAAGATCTATTCGGacatttggagagaaaaatatcCGAATGTAAGAAGGAGATCGACCGCAACAGAAAACTGTTGGATCTGGTTCCAAACCGCGACTCAAAGCGGCGAGGATCAG tgtgtcctGCAGACGTCCAGCAGGTGTTGGAGACTAAAGAAGAAGTTTTCcctgagcagcaggagtggaGCTCCAGACTGGACCAGCAGGACCCAGAGCCCCCCCACATTAAAGAAGAACAGGAAGAACTCTGTCTCATTCAGAGACCAGTAGAGGACTGTGGAGGATCAGAATTAGACAGGAAGTTGGATCCAGACTGGCATCCACATCCAAAGAGTGATGACGAGGAGTCAGACTTTTTTGAACCCGAgagtgatgatggtgataaaGACCACGAGGATCCGAAGAGAAAATCATCAAGCTATTCTGTGACTagtaaaacatttacagtgcaGGGAGATTTGAATGCACGCATGAGAGCTGAAACAGGAGAGAAGCATGTTAGTTGCACTTTGTGTGGTAAATGTTTTACCACAAAAGATGGTCTGAAGTGCCACTTCAAAACTCATGTTGGAGAGAAACCATTAAGTTGCTCAGTCTGTGGGAAAAAATTTAGACAAAAAGGAAGTCTAAAAACCCACATGTTAACTCACGCAGGGGAGAAACAATTTAACTGCTCTGAGTGTGGTAAAAGAACTGGTAGTAAGAATAACCTAAAGAGACACATGAGAATTCACACAGGGGAGAAACCATTCGGCTGCTCAGTCTGTGGTAAGACATTTGCATATAACTCAAGTTTAACAGCCCATATGTTAACCCACACAGGGGAGAAACCATTTATCTGCTCAGTTTGTGGAAAGAAATTTGCATATAAATCAAATTTAACACAAcacatgttaacacacactGGGGAGAAACCATTTAGTTGCTCcgtttgtggtaaaaaatgtGCAGATAAATCAACTCTAACAAAACACACGTTAACCCACACTGGGGAAAAACCATTTAGTTGCTCCATTTGTGGTAAAAGTTTTAGACAAAAAGGAAATCTAACACACCACATGTTAACTCACACAGGGGAGAAGCCAtttagttgctcagtttgtggtaaaaaatttGCACATAAATCAAATCTAACAACCcacatgttaacacacacaggggagaaaCCATTAAGTTGCTCAATTTGTGGCAAAAGATTTAGCCGGAAAGGAACACTGACAGGCCACATGACGCGTCACAAGGGGGAAAAACAATTCAATTGTAGAGTTTGTAACAAAAGATTCAGTTGGCGTAGTCAGCTGAAAAACCACAAGTGTGTTAGTGAGTCCTCACAGCCTCATCAGTCAGactga
- the LOC108891235 gene encoding gastrula zinc finger protein XlCGF57.1 isoform X1 translates to MSRFQELKASLKRRLLTSVRKDLFGHLERKISDYKKEIDRNRKLLDLVPNCDSRRRGSVCPADIQQVLETKEVSPEQQEWSSRLDQQDPEPPHIKEEQEELCLFQRPVEDCGGSEIDRKLDPDWHPHPKTDDSERDSEDPNRKSSGYSVTSNTFTDMSAPTREEGNSCSLCGRCFTTKSGLKCHMKSHTRERRFNCSVCGKICCSKDNLMRHTRTHTGEKPFGCSVCGRNFSQKSDLRKHVLSHTGEKPFGCSVCGRNFSQQSNLRKHMLIHTGEKPFGCSVCAKEFVYKYTLTSHMSTHTGEKPFCCSVCAKRFSHKSTLTSHMLTHTEDKPFRCSVCGERFVDRSTLTSHVLAHTGQKTPTCSVCGKRFLQKSKLKKHMLTHTGEKPFSCSVCGKKFAYRDTLTSHVFTHTGEKPFSCSVCGKKFAHKSYLTCHILTHREEKPFSCTVCGKKSACKAALKNHMVIHTGEKPYSCSVCGNKFAHKSNLSRHMSSCARGKPVNCPVCGKNIVYKSNLRRHMLTHSTERPFSCTLCDQKYTNKQSLKDHMTRHTGEKRFSCSVCDKRFSWRSSLHIHKCVSESSQLCQSQTENSSTEQMETETDGEDCGGPEPVRNSDPDRQSGFSSYENSI, encoded by the exons ATGTCCAGGTTTCAGGAGCTTAAAGCTTCGCTCAAACGGCGGCTGCTGACTTCGGTTCGTAAAGATCTGTTCGGacatttggagagaaaaatatcCGATTATAAGAAGGAGATCGACCGCAACAGAAAACTGTTGGATCTGGTTCCAAACTGTGACTCAAGGCGGCGAGGATCAG tgtgtcctGCAGACATCCAACAGGTGTTGGAGACTAAAGAAGTTTCCcctgagcagcaggagtggaGCTCCAGACTGGACCAGCAGGATCCAGAGCCCCCCCACATTAAAGAAGAACAGGAAGAACTCTGTCTTTTTCAGAGACCAGTAGAGGACTGTGGAGGATCAGAAATAGACAGGAAGTTGGATCCAGACTGGCATCCACACCCAAAGACTGATGACAGTGAAAGAGACTCTGAGGATCCTAACAGGAAATCATCAGGCTACTCTGTGACTAGTAATACATTTACAGACATGAGCGCTCCTACAAGAGAAGAGGGTAATAGTTGCTCTTTGTGTGGTCGATGTTTTACTACAAAATCTGGTCTGAAGTGCCACATGAAAAGTCATACTAGAGAGAGACGATTTAATTGCTCAGTTTGTGGCAAAATATGTTGCAGTAAGGATAATCTGATGAGACACACGAGAACTCACACGGGGGAGAAACCATTTggctgctcagtttgtggtagAAATTTCTCACAAAAATCAGATCTAAGAAAACACGTGTTAAGTCACACAGGGGAGAAACCATTTggctgctcagtttgtggtagAAATTTTTCACAACAATCAAACCTAAGAAAACACATGTTAATCCACACAGGGGAGAAACCATTTGGCTGCTCAGTTTGTGCAAAAGAATTTGTGtataaatacacactgacatCCCACATGTCaacccacacaggtgagaaaccaTTTTGTTGTTCAGTTTGTGCTAAAAGATTCTCACATAAATCAACTCTAACATCCCACATGTTAACCCACACAGAGGACAAACCATTTcgttgctcagtttgtggtgaAAGGTTTGTAGATAGATCAACCCTAACAAGCCATGTGTTAGCCCACACAGGACAGAAAACACCCacctgctcagtttgtggtaaacGTTTTTTACAGAAATCCAAACTAAAGAAACACATGCTAAcccacactggagagaaaccattTAGCTGCTCAGTATGTGGTAAAAAATTTGCATATAGAGACACTCTAACGTCCCACGTGTTTacccacacaggtgagaaaccatttagttgttcagtttgtggtaaaaaatttGCACATAAATCATATCTAACATGCCACATATTAAcccacagagaggagaaaccattcagctgcacagtttgtggtaaaaaatcTGCATGTAAAGCAGCTCTAAAAAACCATATGGTTATCCACACAGGGGAGAAACCATatagttgctcagtttgtggtaacAAATTTGCACATAAGTCAAATCTATCAAGACACATGTCAAGCTGCGCAAGGGGGAAACCAGTTAATTGCccagtttgtggtaaaaacattgtatataaaTCAAATCTAAGAAGACACATGTTAACCCACTCGACAGAGAGACCATTTAGCTGCACACTTTGTGATCAaaagtacacaaacaaacaaagtctgAAAGACCACATGACACGTCACACAGGGGAGAAACGCTTCAGTTGTAGTGTTTGTGACAAAAGATTCAGTTGGCGAAGCAGCCTTCACATTCACAAGTGTGTTAGTGAGTCCTCACAGCTTtgtcagagtcagactgagaACAGCTCAACtgaacagatggaaacagaaactgacggagaggactgtggaggacCAGAACCAGTCAGGAACTCAGATCCAGATAGACAGTCTGGATTTTCCTCATATGAGAATTCAATTTAA
- the LOC108891235 gene encoding zinc finger protein OZF isoform X3: MSRFQELKASLKRRLLTSVRKDLFGHLERKISDYKKEIDRNRKLLDLVPNCDSRRRGSVCPADVQQVLETKEEVFPEQQEWSSRLDQQDPEPPHIKEEQEELCLIQRPVEDCGGSELDRKLDPDWHPHPKSDDEESDFFEPESDDGDKDHEDPKRKSSSYSVTSKTFTVQGDLNARMRAETGEKHVSCTLCGKCFTTKDGLKCHFKTHVGEKPLSCSVCGKKFRQKGSLKTHMLTHAGEKQFNCSECGKRTGSKNNLKRHMRIHTGEKPFGCSVCGKTFAYNSSLTAHMLTHTGEKPFICSVCGKKFAYKSNLTQHMLTHTGEKPFSCSVCGKKCADKSTLTKHTLTHTGEKPFSCSICGKSFRQKGNLTHHMLTHTGEKPFSCSVCGKKFAHKSNLTTHMLTHTGEKPLSCSICGKRFSRKGTLTGHMTRHKGEKQFNCRVCNKRFSWRSQLKNHKCVSESSQPHQSD; this comes from the exons ATGTCCAGGTTTCAGGAGCTTAAAGCTTCGCTCAAACGGCGGCTGCTGACTTCGGTTCGTAAAGATCTGTTCGGacatttggagagaaaaatatcCGATTATAAGAAGGAGATCGACCGCAACAGAAAACTGTTGGATCTGGTTCCAAACTGTGACTCAAGGCGGCGAGGATCAG tgtgtcctGCAGACGTCCAGCAGGTGTTGGAGACTAAAGAAGAAGTTTTCcctgagcagcaggagtggaGCTCCAGACTGGACCAGCAGGACCCAGAGCCCCCCCACATTAAAGAAGAACAGGAAGAACTCTGTCTCATTCAGAGACCAGTAGAGGACTGTGGAGGATCAGAATTAGACAGGAAGTTGGATCCAGACTGGCATCCACATCCAAAGAGTGATGACGAGGAGTCAGACTTTTTTGAACCCGAgagtgatgatggtgataaaGACCACGAGGATCCGAAGAGAAAATCATCAAGCTATTCTGTGACTagtaaaacatttacagtgcaGGGAGATTTGAATGCACGCATGAGAGCTGAAACAGGAGAGAAGCATGTTAGTTGCACTTTGTGTGGTAAATGTTTTACCACAAAAGATGGTCTGAAGTGCCACTTCAAAACTCATGTTGGAGAGAAACCATTAAGTTGCTCAGTCTGTGGGAAAAAATTTAGACAAAAAGGAAGTCTAAAAACCCACATGTTAACTCACGCAGGGGAGAAACAATTTAACTGCTCTGAGTGTGGTAAAAGAACTGGTAGTAAGAATAACCTAAAGAGACACATGAGAATTCACACAGGGGAGAAACCATTCGGCTGCTCAGTCTGTGGTAAGACATTTGCATATAACTCAAGTTTAACAGCCCATATGTTAACCCACACAGGGGAGAAACCATTTATCTGCTCAGTTTGTGGAAAGAAATTTGCATATAAATCAAATTTAACACAAcacatgttaacacacactGGGGAGAAACCATTTAGTTGCTCcgtttgtggtaaaaaatgtGCAGATAAATCAACTCTAACAAAACACACGTTAACCCACACTGGGGAAAAACCATTTAGTTGCTCCATTTGTGGTAAAAGTTTTAGACAAAAAGGAAATCTAACACACCACATGTTAACTCACACAGGGGAGAAGCCAtttagttgctcagtttgtggtaaaaaatttGCACATAAATCAAATCTAACAACCcacatgttaacacacacaggggagaaaCCATTAAGTTGCTCAATTTGTGGCAAAAGATTTAGCCGGAAAGGAACACTGACAGGCCACATGACGCGTCACAAGGGGGAAAAACAATTCAATTGTAGAGTTTGTAACAAAAGATTCAGTTGGCGTAGTCAGCTGAAAAACCACAAGTGTGTTAGTGAGTCCTCACAGCCTCATCAGTCAGactga
- the LOC108891235 gene encoding zinc finger protein OZF isoform X4: protein MSRFQELKASFKRRLLTSVRKDLFGHLERKISECKKEIDRNRKLLDLVPNRDSKRRGSVCPADVQQVLETKEEVFPEQQEWSSRLDQQDPEPPHIKEEQEELCLIQRPVEDCGGSELDRKLDPDWHPHPKSDDEESDFFEPESDDGDKDHEDPKRKSSSYSVTSKTFTVQGDLNARMRAETGEKHVSCTLCGKCFTTKDGLKCHFKTHVGEKPLSCSVCGKKFRQKGSLKTHMLTHAGEKQFNCSECGKRTGSKNNLKRHMRIHTGEKPFGCSVCGKTFAYNSSLTAHMLTHTGEKPFICSVCGKKFAYKSNLTQHMLTHTGEKPFSCSVCGKKCADKSTLTKHTLTHTGEKPFSCSICGKSFRQKGNLTHHMLTHTGEKPFSCSVCGKKFAHKSNLTTHMLTHTGEKPLSCSICGKRFSRKGTLTGHMTRHKGEKQFNCRVCNKRFSWRSQLKNHKCVSESSQPHQSD from the exons GTTTCAGGAGCTTAAAGCTTCGTTCAAACGGCGGCTGCTGACTTCGGTTCGTAAAGATCTATTCGGacatttggagagaaaaatatcCGAATGTAAGAAGGAGATCGACCGCAACAGAAAACTGTTGGATCTGGTTCCAAACCGCGACTCAAAGCGGCGAGGATCAG tgtgtcctGCAGACGTCCAGCAGGTGTTGGAGACTAAAGAAGAAGTTTTCcctgagcagcaggagtggaGCTCCAGACTGGACCAGCAGGACCCAGAGCCCCCCCACATTAAAGAAGAACAGGAAGAACTCTGTCTCATTCAGAGACCAGTAGAGGACTGTGGAGGATCAGAATTAGACAGGAAGTTGGATCCAGACTGGCATCCACATCCAAAGAGTGATGACGAGGAGTCAGACTTTTTTGAACCCGAgagtgatgatggtgataaaGACCACGAGGATCCGAAGAGAAAATCATCAAGCTATTCTGTGACTagtaaaacatttacagtgcaGGGAGATTTGAATGCACGCATGAGAGCTGAAACAGGAGAGAAGCATGTTAGTTGCACTTTGTGTGGTAAATGTTTTACCACAAAAGATGGTCTGAAGTGCCACTTCAAAACTCATGTTGGAGAGAAACCATTAAGTTGCTCAGTCTGTGGGAAAAAATTTAGACAAAAAGGAAGTCTAAAAACCCACATGTTAACTCACGCAGGGGAGAAACAATTTAACTGCTCTGAGTGTGGTAAAAGAACTGGTAGTAAGAATAACCTAAAGAGACACATGAGAATTCACACAGGGGAGAAACCATTCGGCTGCTCAGTCTGTGGTAAGACATTTGCATATAACTCAAGTTTAACAGCCCATATGTTAACCCACACAGGGGAGAAACCATTTATCTGCTCAGTTTGTGGAAAGAAATTTGCATATAAATCAAATTTAACACAAcacatgttaacacacactGGGGAGAAACCATTTAGTTGCTCcgtttgtggtaaaaaatgtGCAGATAAATCAACTCTAACAAAACACACGTTAACCCACACTGGGGAAAAACCATTTAGTTGCTCCATTTGTGGTAAAAGTTTTAGACAAAAAGGAAATCTAACACACCACATGTTAACTCACACAGGGGAGAAGCCAtttagttgctcagtttgtggtaaaaaatttGCACATAAATCAAATCTAACAACCcacatgttaacacacacaggggagaaaCCATTAAGTTGCTCAATTTGTGGCAAAAGATTTAGCCGGAAAGGAACACTGACAGGCCACATGACGCGTCACAAGGGGGAAAAACAATTCAATTGTAGAGTTTGTAACAAAAGATTCAGTTGGCGTAGTCAGCTGAAAAACCACAAGTGTGTTAGTGAGTCCTCACAGCCTCATCAGTCAGactga
- the LOC108891235 gene encoding zinc finger protein OZF isoform X2: MSRFQELKASFKRRLLTSVREDLFGHLERKISEYKKEIDRNRKLLDLVPNSDSSRRGSVCPADVQQVLETKEEVFPEQQEWSSRLDQQDPEPPHIKEEQEELCLIQRPVEDCGGSELDRKLDPDWHPHPKSDDEESDFFEPESDDGDKDHEDPKRKSSSYSVTSKTFTVQGDLNARMRAETGEKHVSCTLCGKCFTTKDGLKCHFKTHVGEKPLSCSVCGKKFRQKGSLKTHMLTHAGEKQFNCSECGKRTGSKNNLKRHMRIHTGEKPFGCSVCGKTFAYNSSLTAHMLTHTGEKPFICSVCGKKFAYKSNLTQHMLTHTGEKPFSCSVCGKKCADKSTLTKHTLTHTGEKPFSCSICGKSFRQKGNLTHHMLTHTGEKPFSCSVCGKKFAHKSNLTTHMLTHTGEKPLSCSICGKRFSRKGTLTGHMTRHKGEKQFNCRVCNKRFSWRSQLKNHKCVSESSQPHQSD, from the exons ATGTCCAGGTTTCAGGAGCTTAAAGCTTCGTTCAAACGGCGGCTGCTGACTTCGGTTCGCGAAGATCTGTTCGGacatttggagagaaaaatatcCGAATATAAGAAGGAGATCGACCGCAACAGAAAACTGTTGGATCTGGTTCCAAACAGCGACTCAAGTCGGCGAGGATCAG tgtgtcctGCAGACGTCCAGCAGGTGTTGGAGACTAAAGAAGAAGTTTTCcctgagcagcaggagtggaGCTCCAGACTGGACCAGCAGGACCCAGAGCCCCCCCACATTAAAGAAGAACAGGAAGAACTCTGTCTCATTCAGAGACCAGTAGAGGACTGTGGAGGATCAGAATTAGACAGGAAGTTGGATCCAGACTGGCATCCACATCCAAAGAGTGATGACGAGGAGTCAGACTTTTTTGAACCCGAgagtgatgatggtgataaaGACCACGAGGATCCGAAGAGAAAATCATCAAGCTATTCTGTGACTagtaaaacatttacagtgcaGGGAGATTTGAATGCACGCATGAGAGCTGAAACAGGAGAGAAGCATGTTAGTTGCACTTTGTGTGGTAAATGTTTTACCACAAAAGATGGTCTGAAGTGCCACTTCAAAACTCATGTTGGAGAGAAACCATTAAGTTGCTCAGTCTGTGGGAAAAAATTTAGACAAAAAGGAAGTCTAAAAACCCACATGTTAACTCACGCAGGGGAGAAACAATTTAACTGCTCTGAGTGTGGTAAAAGAACTGGTAGTAAGAATAACCTAAAGAGACACATGAGAATTCACACAGGGGAGAAACCATTCGGCTGCTCAGTCTGTGGTAAGACATTTGCATATAACTCAAGTTTAACAGCCCATATGTTAACCCACACAGGGGAGAAACCATTTATCTGCTCAGTTTGTGGAAAGAAATTTGCATATAAATCAAATTTAACACAAcacatgttaacacacactGGGGAGAAACCATTTAGTTGCTCcgtttgtggtaaaaaatgtGCAGATAAATCAACTCTAACAAAACACACGTTAACCCACACTGGGGAAAAACCATTTAGTTGCTCCATTTGTGGTAAAAGTTTTAGACAAAAAGGAAATCTAACACACCACATGTTAACTCACACAGGGGAGAAGCCAtttagttgctcagtttgtggtaaaaaatttGCACATAAATCAAATCTAACAACCcacatgttaacacacacaggggagaaaCCATTAAGTTGCTCAATTTGTGGCAAAAGATTTAGCCGGAAAGGAACACTGACAGGCCACATGACGCGTCACAAGGGGGAAAAACAATTCAATTGTAGAGTTTGTAACAAAAGATTCAGTTGGCGTAGTCAGCTGAAAAACCACAAGTGTGTTAGTGAGTCCTCACAGCCTCATCAGTCAGactga
- the LOC108891228 gene encoding piggyBac transposable element-derived protein 4 yields the protein MPSQRRCTGNEPAEVIVDSEDDGESGAESFLTDDELSYREGRDPAEDDDFQQDEEPVASPNQTRSLRGRGRKRSRSPLQAQPQPAASATSWRTERDPDVCPDPKRFIPARPPGHQLNSSSMYRPLDLFKLFFSNDAAQTVCQNTNKQAARNITKGKKYSWTDINIQEFFRYVGLTFFFALVKLNNTRDYWKKNSIFSVPFPANVMARDRYRAISWNIHMSDPEKDVENDRKKGTPDHDQLFRLKPLMDTVRDACKAFYHPRQVLSVDERMAHAGTAQHTKGKQTKCSFKLFVLSDSSNGYTWDFAVYTGKPQFPSGVGLAYDSVMSLIKSGYLGSGFHLFVDDFYTSPKLFKDLFSLNIGACGTYRDNRRGCPCSHSNALKKKDPRGSIRWIRDDPLVFVKWLDTHEVAVCSTIHQAFSGNTVQRRVKNQDGSWSTKSIPCPTPVMEYNKHMGAVDLSDQLIQYNSQHHKSVRWYRILFYHFLDIAATNSFLLHKELCREKQEVPMTYRAFLEELTAQLCGVTVTDLPAKVQGSHLPVAISNQTDPSRRASYGRKTCVYCRQTRQVNLSTPWKCKSCDVALCLIADRNCFEAWHS from the exons aTGCCGTCACAGCGGCGCTGCACCGGGAACGAGCCCGCTGAAGTTATTGTTGACAGCGAGGACGATGGAGAGTCTGGAGCTGAGAGTTTCCTCACGGACGATGAGCTGTCTTACCGAGAGGGACGAGATCCCGCTGAAGA tgatgATTTTCAACAGGACGAAGAGCCGGTTGCttctcctaaccagaccagaTCTTTAAGAGGCCGGGGCAGAAAAAGATCCAGGTCTCCACTTCAGGCCCAGCCGCAGCCTGCAGCCTCAGCCACATcctggagaacagagagagatccAGACGTGTGCCCGGATCCCAAACGGTTCATCCCAGCGAGGCCGCCCGGACATCAGCTGAACTCGAGCAGCATGTACAGACCGCTGGACCTTTTCAAACTGTTCTTCAGCAACGACGCAGCTCAGACCGTTTgtcaaaacaccaacaaacaagCTGCTAGAAACATCACGAAGGGCAAGAAGTATTCATGGACTGACATCAACATCCAGGAGTTTTTCAGGTACGTGGGACTGACTTTCTTCTTTGCACTGGTAAAACTGAACAACACGCGGGATTACTGGAAGAAGAACAGCATTTTCAGCGTGCCTTTCCCAGCCAATGTCATGGCACGGGACAGGTACCGGGCGATATCTTGGAACATCCACATGAGCGATCCAGAGAAAGATGTCGAGAATGACAGAAAGAAGGGGACGCCAGATCACGACCAGCTGTTTCGGCTGAAGCCCCTCATGGACACCGTCAGAGATGCCTGCAAAGCGTTTTACCACCCCAGGCAGGTCCTTTCAGTCGACGAGAGGATGGCCCACGCTGGAACGGCACAGCACACGAAAGGGAAGCAGACCAAGTGCAGTTTCAaactctttgttttgtctgacagcAGCAATGGCTACACCTGGGACTTTGCTGTGTACACTGGAAAGCCACAGTTTCCCTCAGGCGTTGGACTTGCATATGACTCTGTCATGTCCCTGATAAAGTCAGGATACCTGGGCAGTGGCTTTCATCTGTTTGTGGATGATTTCTACACCAGTCCAAAACTCTTTAAGGATCTTTTTAGCCTGAATATCGGAGCGTGTGGCACATACAGAGACAACAGAAGAGGATGCCCCTGCTCACACTCAAATGCTCTAAAGAAAAAGGATCCCAGAGGCTCCATCAGGTGGATCCGTGACGACCCACTGGTTTTTGTGAAGTGGCTGGACACGCATGAGGTGGCAGTCTGCTCTACGATCCACCAGGCGTTCTCTGGGAACACTGTGCAGAGGAGAGTCAAGAATCAGGATGGCAGCTGGTCCACCAAATCCATCCCATGCCCGACGCCTGTCATGGAATATAACAAGCACATGGGAGCCGTTGATCTGTCCGACCAGCTGATCCAGTACAACTCTCAGCACCACAAGAGTGTGCGCTGGTACCGGATATTGTTCTACCACTTCCTGGACATTGCAGCCACAAACAGCTTCCTCCTTCACAAAGagctctgcagagagaagcaggaggTGCCCATGACCTACCGGGCCTTCCTGGAGGAGCTGACAGCCCAGCTCTGTGGGGTCACAGTTACGGACCTTCCTGCCAAGGTACAGGGCAGCCACTTACCTGTGGCAATCTCTAACCAAACTGATCCCAGCAGGAGGGCCTCGTACGGACGCAAGACCTGTGTCTACTGTAGGCAGACGAGGCAGGTCAATCTGTCCACCCCCTGGAAGTGTAAAAGCTGTGACGTTGCCCTCTGTCTCATCGCAGACAGGAACTGCTTTGAGGCCTGGCACAGCTGA